In the Streptomyces sp. NBC_00193 genome, TCTGGCCGCGCTCGCCGGTTCGATGGGCGGGGCCGCCCTGGCCGGCGGCATCAGCAAGGACGCGCTGCGCCCGCTGATCATGGCCGTCCTGGTGGTCGTCGCGGGCTTCGTCCTCTTCCGCCCCGCCTTCGGCACCGCTCCCGGTGCTTCCCCCGTGAGCCGTCGGCGCGTGCTGCTGACCATCGCGCTGGCCGGCCTCGGCATCGGCTTCTACGACGGGCTCATCGGCCCCGGCACCGGCACCTTCCTGGTCCTCGCGCTGACGGCTCTCCTCCACCTCGACCTGGTCACGGCCTCCGCCACGGCGAAGATCGTCAACGTGTGCACCAACGCCGGGGCGCTCGCCATGTTCGCCTACCAGGGCATGGTGCTGTGGCAACTGGCCGCACTGATGGCCGTGTTCAACCTGGCCGGCGCCATGATCGGTGCCCGGATGGCACTGAAGAAGGGCAGCGGCTTCGTCCGCGGGGTCCTCCTGACGGTCGTCGGAGCCCTGGTGGTCAAACTGGGCCTCGAACAATGGGGCTGACCTGCGGTGGACCGGCCCGCGGGGGATAAAGTTGCGAGTGTGCCCCACCTTGAGATATCCGACCTGATCACCGTCACCGATCCGCTCAGCGGGGCGCGGCTGCCGGTGCGCCGGGGTGATGTGGTCCGTCGGCTCGACGAGGCCGGAGATCCGCGCGCGGCCCGGATCGTCGCCGCACTGCCGGCCGGCCCGGACGACGTGCTCGACCCGCTCGCCGTGGACCGGCTGATGATCGGCGTCCACACCGAGCTGCAGCGGCTCAGCGAGGAGCTGCGCGTCGGGGAACGGCTGGTGGACGTACTGGACCCGCTGTTCGAGGCCATCCGCGAGATCGCGGGCCGCCGCGGCCGGTTCCGCCTGGTCGACATCGGATCCGGGCTCGGCTACCTCGTCCGCTGGCTGGCGTCCACCGGCGCCCTGGGTCCCAACGTCGAGCTGATCGGCGTCGACCTCGACGCCGCGCTCGTCGCCGAGGCGGACCGGCTGGCCCGCGCCGAAGGCCTCGACTGCCGGTTCGTCCACGGCAACGCCTTCGACCTGCCGGAAGTCGCCACCGTCTACGTCTCCACCGGAGTGCTGC is a window encoding:
- a CDS encoding TSUP family transporter; translated protein: MPDISTTMIIVLCVAAAAAGWIDAVVGGGGLLLLPALLLGLPNAHPATVLGTNKAVAIVGTSGAAVSYLRKTPVDVKLAVRIGLAALAGSMGGAALAGGISKDALRPLIMAVLVVVAGFVLFRPAFGTAPGASPVSRRRVLLTIALAGLGIGFYDGLIGPGTGTFLVLALTALLHLDLVTASATAKIVNVCTNAGALAMFAYQGMVLWQLAALMAVFNLAGAMIGARMALKKGSGFVRGVLLTVVGALVVKLGLEQWG
- a CDS encoding class I SAM-dependent methyltransferase, translated to MPHLEISDLITVTDPLSGARLPVRRGDVVRRLDEAGDPRAARIVAALPAGPDDVLDPLAVDRLMIGVHTELQRLSEELRVGERLVDVLDPLFEAIREIAGRRGRFRLVDIGSGLGYLVRWLASTGALGPNVELIGVDLDAALVAEADRLARAEGLDCRFVHGNAFDLPEVATVYVSTGVLHHFRGPALAEFFEAQADSQALAFCHFDIAATRLAPVGAWMFHRARMRHPLGRHDGVASARRAHSDETLLRAATVPGIRPLLYEPRGLSNPFCTTLRPVLGIRPYLEDPLRQALGRASRRLVGAEQLTRGGPPGHDAAAWSATAGTGAAR